In the genome of Bremerella sp. P1, the window ATAGGCATAGTTTGGCTGCTGCGGACCCCGGGCCGAGAATCCTTGAGCGATTCCATCAAGCGATCCTCGAGCGTTACCTCCGCCGAGCGGAAAGCAGGCTAGTTCAATATGTTCCACAGGCGATGGGAACAGCTTGGCCAACTCGAAGTCGACTGTAGCCCACTTGATCGAACTGATCCGTTCATTGGCTTTATAAACACCAAGCGACGAACACCAGGAATGATGGCCAGTCGTGCACATCTTCCCGGAAAGCCCCTGCAATATGGTCAGGTTGTCCACATGATCGACAAGCGGACTCATCCACTGCGGCAGCTCATGCCCATCCAGATCGACTTCGAATGCCTCTTTTCGCGACTCTTTCTCCATCAGCTTCGCATCGAATGATGGTGGAACCATCACTTTGGGAAAGAGGCCATTTCCGCGATGCATGAAGATAAACCGCATAGGCGACTTAGTCCCTGAGGCAAGGAGCTGCGACGGATTCATCATCGCCATGGCACCCAGGCTGAATAGACTGGTTTGGAGGAAATCGCGTCGTGAAGTCATACTCTGCTCCTGAGATTATTAAGTCGGCGTTTGCCGATGGGTTCTCTGTTTATCTAGGAAGATTTTCGGTACATGAACGAATCGGAAGTTAGCAAGGAAATGATCACTGCCTTGAAGCTTCCGCCACTCTCGACATAGGCTCGATCGGCATCGATCAGCGTTTGCGAGTCGGACAGCATTTCGTTACGCCCCAAGTAAAACCGGAACGCGTGACGAATGATCGACTGTCGAACCCTTTCTGACTTGGCAAGCCGTTCAATCAAGTCAAATGCATCGTCCACATCGCCATCCAGTTCCGGATCTCCCGTGCCGACCAGTTTACCGTTCGATACAACCGGGGCAGTCTTGTAAACGTCGAAGGACGACTTTCCGTTGCCTGACTGAATCAGGTTCTCGGGATCTTCGAGAGCTTCCTCTGTGCGAAAACGGCCAAAATCGTCGAAGGCCTCGAACGCAAGACCTAGAGGATTCATCTGTTTGTGACACTTCCAACATTCGCTTTCCTGCGTTACCATCTCGACACGCTGGCGAAACGTCTTGTGAGGATCTTCTGGGACCTGAGCATCAACCGTAATCGGCACATCGGGAACGCAGCCTGCCAGCAAATTCTCACGAACCCAGCGACCGCGTTTGATTGGGTCGGTATGGAAGTTGGATGAATGCGCAATAAGCCAGGCAGGGTGAGTGAGTATTCCTTTGCGATTTTCGATCTTGAACGGCTGCTCCGGAGGGTAATCCCAGAACTCCTTGGGCTCCAAATCACCGACATACTTGGAAGACTTCCAACTTCCGTAGCGGCCTATGACCGGGGTAGGGGGAAGGTTGTAGAACGGTGCGTGGTGAAAGTAGTATCCGTGCGCCCAAGGGACCGTCGTAAATGGATTGCGTCCCTGTCCAAAAGACTCTTCAAAATAGTGCATGAAGTTGACGAGTTCCCCAGGCTTGGAATTGTCTTTGATCCGCATCGACTGATGCGCCTTGAGAAATTCTAGATTGTCATCGAGAACGCGCTGGGGATCGTTCTTCCAATCGGTCTCCTTGAGGGTTTCGTAGACATCACGCCACTCTTCAATAATCTTCCGGCCAGTCTCGTCATCTTTGTCGTGATAAACAAAGAATTCGTCAAAGGTCAGAAGGTTCTCGAAGACGTTCTCATCCTGTTCGATATGACGGGTGACGATACGATCGGCTTCCAGAATGAGCCAACCTGGCGTTCCCTGGCTGCCACGATCTGGATTCATGTATTTCCCTTCGCTACGCCCTCCGTCCTTGAACACCTTCAATGCAGCTGGATAGCCGAAGAAGTCCCGAAAGAAACGGACTATCCGAGGATGAGAAGTTTCATTGGACTTGTAGTGCTTGCCATTCAGCGAAGAATCGATTTGCCCGCGAAAGTACTCCTCGTCATTAAGAAGCCGTGTTACTTCGCGACGATAGTCCTCTCGGGTTGTTAAGCGTCCCTGTTGGGCGGCCTCGACCAATTGAGTATCTGGGCTTCGATCACCCAAGGCGTACGCGATAGCCAAACTGGCCTCACGCGGCGAAAGCTTCATTCGACCATATTCGTCGAGTGGTCCTTCCCCAAATTCCAACCGGTACAAAAACTCCGATTCGAGCAGTACGGCTGCCAGCATCTCCTGGAGCCCCGCGGTGTTCCCACCCAACTGAATCGCTTCCCCGGTCAGCTCCAGATACTTGTCCACCTCGCTCTCGGTAGCCGGTCGCTGCAGGACAAGCTCGAATTGCTTCCGGATGGCATCAACGATCTCTTCGTCGCTTGGAAGTGAGTCGTTGAGAATAATGATCTCGAACTCTTCCGGCGTAGAGGGAGGCAACCATCGATCTTTCGCATTGGGAAACTCGTTGACCTCCAGTTCCTTGTTCAGCACGCGTGCCCGGTGAATCTGCTTTTCTGCGATCCACTTCGCATTGTCGAGCATGACCAGAAGATGACCACCGTCCAGTGTCGACAGATCGAAGTCGCGGACACCAGAACGCTCTGGCAAGACAAAGGGATTCGTCACGCCATAGAACGATCTTCCATGCTTCGAGTAGAAGTCGCGTTCACGCCCCGTTAACTGAAACAGGTCAATTACGCGTTCATGGAAAATTTGAGGACTTACCCGCCAACGGCGTGCCGGCGTGTAGGGCATCTCGGTGATCTCGCCGGAGAAGAGCTGCTCATGGTCAACGAGGTTTCCGTTCCCAAGGTACGGGAGACGCGCATCCAACTGAGATGCATTGTGACGGCGCAGTTCACGCCTCAGCCAATCGGTCAACTGAGTCTGTTCACGACCCGCAGGCTGCTCCGCTTCTTCCGGTGGCATCAGACCGAAGAATAGTTGGTCTTGAGCCCGGTTCAGCAAGTTGATCTGACCCTCGAGATCAAGCTCTTCGAGGTTATCAAATCGGACGCCACCTTCCGCCGTGTCGGCCCCATGACAATCGTTGCAGTAGCTTTTCAATGTAGCCTGCACGTCTTTCGGCACCGATACCGACGAGGTTGGTTCACCGCAAAGGGCATACGTCCCAGTCAACAACACAAGAAGCGCTGAGAGATACAAGGTTTTCATGGATAGCCTAATCGTCTGTTCGGTAACGCCTAGTTGAGGTTGTTCCGAACCCCAACATGATTTCTTGAGTCGGGAAGGATCGATCACTCTTGGGCTGACTGAAGGATGGTTTTCGCTTCTTCAATCCGCCGCAGCTTATCTTGCTCGCGAAGCGCTTGAATGATCTTGCCTCGATCTCCTCGCGAAATTGGCAGTTCCGTATCGTCGCTGAGGACGCTGCTGGGAACAGACTCAAGCGGCCAGTCGTCACTCCGCTGCGTGGCAAATGGCAGGTCTAAGTTGCCGATCGCTTGGAGATTGGCCAGCGGATTGCGGCCCCATGCATACCGAAATTCAGTAGGTTCCGGCACCATCGGGCTGGTTAAGATGAGCTGACGTTTGTCGTACTGGGTACGGCCACGGTCATCTTGGCCTTTCACCGCATACATCGCTTTGGCGGGATGAAACTTGCGGTCTTTTCCAGCGATCGCGAAGCCGTGAATCTCACCTTCTTCCGGGTCGCCTACTTGGGTATCAAAGGTTAGCCGAACTTCATTGCCAGAGGCCTCCGTGCCCTCCAGCAAGGGTGGCTTCCACTGAAGTTGCCGCTCAAAGCCATATTGGGTTGCCAGTGCCCAGCGGGCAATACGTTCGCCGGCAGGTAGTTTTAGCTGCGGATGGTACCATCGACGGCGGAGATCGTACGTGCTGACAAAGCCAATGTGCTTGTCGTCGGCACGGAAGAGATCCAGGAACGTTTCGTATTGTGCGGCGCGAATATAGACCCCAGCGTCGAACATCATTTCGCAATAGTTGTCACGCGTCTGAGGATCGCCTGCGGTACAAAGTGACAGAATACCAAAGGGCATGTCAGGTTCGTTAAAAGCGCTACGCCATGCGTTGATCATCTCAGGGAAAACGTCGCGGTACATTTCTGCACCCCTGGAACCATCAAACGCGTTGTTGAAACCTTGGTGAAAGATGGCTCCCTTCACCGAGAGCCCAGCCAACGGTGCAATCATGCCTGCATAGCAGTTGCCGGGATAGTTCGCGTCCGCAATAGGACCCGGGCGCAGGTCGCTCGGAGCTTCCAATCGATCTGCCGGGATTTGCTTCCCTTCTTCCCGCTGCTTTTCCAGCCACTTCTGATGTTGTTCGATACGCTTTTCCAGGTCCTCCTGGGCATTCCATTCAGCAACCTTGGTATCAAACTGTGCCAGCTTGGTTTTAGTCGCGTTGCTGTCGAGCGACCGCAGCAAGTTGATTGGAGTCCACGTCTCGACGGTCGTTCCCCCACGGCTGGCATCGATCACCCCGATGGGTACGTTGCTGGCCATGTGAATTCGACGGGCGAAGACATAGCCAATCGCCGATAGCTCTCGGGCGATCTCCGGCGTGCAAACGTCCCAGTCACCTTTGCGAAAATGGCGACTCGACCAGTCGCTCCATTGATGAAGTCGGGCAAAGCTTTGTTTTTCCTCAGGGCCCTGATCATGAGGTATGGACAAGATACGGATCAATGGAAAATTGGCCGAGACCATCTCCAACGCTCCGTTCTCGACCTTGGACAACTCAAACTCCATGTTGCTTTGACCGCCAAGCACCCAGACGTCACCAATGAGAAGGTTGTTGAGCACAAGCGTCTCGTTTTTTCCGCTAACGGTCATCTTCTGCGGAGTACTGTTGGCAGGCATTGCCGAAAGCTCAACCTTCCAGGAGCGATCCTTGTCAGCAGTAGTCGTCGCCTCCTCGCCGGCAAAGCTAACCGTGACCTCCTCGCCTGGTTCCGCCCATCCCCAGATATGAAGCGGCTTATCCCGTTGGAGAACCATGTTGGTCTGGAACAGATTGCTCACACATAGCCCATCTCCGATCGCTGGAACATCAATGACGTCCTCGCGAGGCATCTTCTGTGCGAGCAGTTGTGGAGCGGAGATCATCATGATCCCCATGATGCTGAGGACGATCCATTGGCGGATTTGATTGTTCATCAGGGCAGTCTATCGGTGAGATGTTGTACGGGCAGGGTCTCTGTCGATCGACAGAGCGTTGCGGAAGTATTCGGGAAGGGAAAATAAAATAACCAAAGCATCGACGTCATTTGACGTCGAATACCTGGCAAACACGTGGGTCATGGAGGGGGAATTTGACCGTCATAGACAATGTCGTAATTGAATTCCAAACCGTCCTCAGTTATATCCAATTGAAAGTCGGGGTTATTCGCGGCTTGGCTGTTGAACTGCTTCGGCAAGTAGTTCCGCGGAGAGTCGCCGCGGTAAATCCCAAGTTCTACGACGCAGGGACCGAGCGCCACGCCTGACTGATTGGATACAAATCGCGCCGCATACCTGCCATTGCTATCCGTAATGGCAAGCGACGGACGGACAGGTGCGTCGGGAACAAAAGTCAGTGATACGCCTTCGGCTGGCTGCCCATTCAAAGTGATGGTGCCGTAAACTTCCCCCGTTGGGATCTCCGGACTTTCGGAACAACCCACCAGCAGTGCGACAGCGACCAAGGGGAGAATTCGTTGGAATTCAATCAACTTATAAACCATTTCACTTCTCGTGTATTACTGAGTTCAAATATGGATCAGGCATTCCGCTTGGCCATGTTCACCATTGATGAAACGCACATAAGAAGATTGGCGAGGCCTGCCCCGTCCCCGCCAATCTTGCGGCCAATTTCAAACGGTATTTCCGAGCAAGGATTACTCTACTCGACTCAGAATTCTCCCACCGTTTGGCCGTCTGACCGATCACCTAACTTTTGATAGGTGCCCAGGCTACTGGTGCGACAGTTGTTGCTTTTGGCGATGAAGTGAACCGAACTATCTACAAAAGCGAAATGAGCGCCACCGGGATGAAAATTGCTGCAAGTAAATCCATTCAACCGATTCTTCATTGAATCCTCCAACGCCAGTTGACCTAGTGGGAAAGACGCAAGATTAAGAACAAGGCGCATGAGTTTTTCGGGGGCGTTTGTGGATGCATGAAAGATTTTGCAAGCCAAAAATACGTTCATGGACTAATATTAATTATTAGGAACATCGCTTTCAGGAAAAAGATCATCGTTTTCAGGAATGCTTATGGACGGCAAGACACGTCGCGTTGCTCTGGTTCTGGAGCTCGACTGGGCCTACAAACGACACGCCAGCGTCTACGCAGGGACGCAGCGGTACTTCGATGAACAAGGCTGGGAATCGGTCATCGACGAATACGCACTCGATTCGCTACCGACGCGTCGCGGAAAGACGATCCCCTACGATGGCGTCATCGCGCGGGCGTCTAAATCGTTAGCCGAGCGATGCTCTCAACTGAAAGTTCCTTTGGTGAACGTGTGGAGCAGTTCGCCCTTGCGCGACGAGCTTCCCAGCGTATACCCCGACTACCAGGCCTCAGGGAGATTACGAGCCGAGCACTTGCTTGCCCGTGGGCTCCGCAACTTTGCGGTTCTTGGCTCCCGTCGAGACTCTGCCGACTACCTCGAGTTGCAGGCTTTCGTCGAAACCATCCGCAGCAAGGGCTACGCGTGCGAAGTCGCTTGGATGTCGCGATTGTTCTCAGACACGCTGGACCAGTGGCGGAGTTTCAACCAAACAATCACAACGTGGATGGATAAGTGGGAGTTGCCCATCGGCACGTTTGTCGGCGCAGATAGCGTTGGCCGAATCGTCGTGCAGAAGTGTAAAGAACGAGGCTGGCGCGTTCCTGAAGACGTAGTGATGATTGCCGGACGAAACGAGGAGACGCTTTGCGAAAGCCCTCGTCCTTCCATCACGAGTATGGAGATGGGTTACGAACGCGTCGGATATGAAGCAGCCAAGCTCTTGCATCGCTTGATGGACGGGGAGCAGCTGATTGAGAACACCGTATACATTCCGCCACAAGGATTAGTTGTCCGCGAATCGACCGACTTCCTAATCACAGAAGATGAGTTGATTGCCGCGGCTTTATCATTCATCGCGACCAATAGTCATCGTCGAATTGGACAAGATGACGTTTCCCGAGCGCTGAGCGTAGAGACGCGAACGTTACAGAATCGCTTTCGAAAGGTCTTGGACCAATCCATCGCGGGAACCATTCGCCGAGTCCGATTAGAGCGTGCCAAGCGAGAATTGGTTCAAAGCAATCGATCGTTGAAGAATATTGCACGTGATGCCGGTTTCGGATCAGCCATGCGAATGTACGACCTTTTCAAACGTGAACTTGGCATGACCCCAACCGAGTTTCGAAAGCAACGACGCCTCTGATCATGCACTTCGCTACTTGGAATATCACAACACGCAAAACATCTGCCTAGGCGATTCGAGGATGGCATCGCAGATGTCTGGTCGGTATTCAAGAGGACTGTCTAACATCACCCAGATCCCTCGTGGCCGAAACGGCGCTCGTAATCCACGTCCGTTGGAATTACACGAACGATTGCTGTTTTTTGCTCGGGCTATGTCCTCTATTTCTGGATGCGAGGGAAGCCCGCAACCTATATGCTTAAACCGGCTGTTCTAACCAGAATGTCCCGGCGAACAGTTCCCTACCATCCGCTGCGGTAACGACGTCAATTCCCCACCATACCTGTTGGTTCTGTTTACCACGAAGATGTTCGGGAATTGTAAAGTCGTGTTTGACGTTCATGTGCTCGCGGGCTGCGACAAACCCGATCCGTTCTGTGTGACAATCGGCCCAACCGCGTTCCCAGTCACTGGAAAACAATTCTCCAAAATAGACCGTCAAAGGTGCGTTACCTGAACGGGAACTATGCGGACCTTCTCGCCGTCGCTGACACAATTCAATGAAGATCGTCACGTTCCGCAAAGACTCGCGAGATCGGCTTTTCTGTTGAATCTCCACAAGCAAGCGATTGCCTTCTTGGGAATCACTGCCGCTCACTCGCACTTCCGGTACCGATACTTCGTATCTCGGTCGACTCAGAAACGCAACGCAGCCGGGTGCAAGCATAAGAACGCCGATGGCGGGAAAGATCACAACAAACACGTACAACACGGTTGGAGGGTCGCCATTGGAGAACGCAACTGGAAAGATAACCGCGCACATTGCCGTCCAGAGGCAACCGAATGCAGTGAGGCCACAACTGTCCGAATCCGGCATCTTCAGTAGCCGCAATCGCATAGCACGATAATTTGCCATCACCAACTTGTCTCCGTGCAAACGGCGAAGATCTCTGGTTTGTCGATCATTTCAACTTGCGTCTACGCATCGGATGAGGTCTTCCAGCTTCGGCTCCTAGTTTACATCGCTACAATCACGCAAGGGTCGCCCTATGGAAGCTTATCTTTAGTCCGCATAGGCCTCGAACTCCGCGATCAGTACCGGCGATGCGCATGCTTCATCAATGATCAATCCGACTTGGGAAGTTGTTACAGGTTCCGGCAGCAGAAACTGGTACTCGATCATGGAAAGAGCTTCTACACCTACGTCGCGATTTGACGTATACACTTCCAAAGGCTGACCATTGACATATACCATGCCGGCTACGCTGCGAAAGGCGGTTGTCTCACCTCCCTGATTCAGTTGCCCCAGGTTGCGATACAATCGAGCATGGACGTAAGTTGCCTTCTCGCTAGTATCTCCCGTTGTAATGCGGAATCCGTAAAGTCGGTCCTTGGGATGTCGAATAACTATGCGACGAATTGTTACTTCGCCCTCAAGCTCTGCGTTGAGCTTTCGACCCGCTGTCCATGATGTCGTATCATCACCGTCCAACGCAGCATCGGGGTTGCCACCACCCTCGGTTGATTCAGAACTCGCGTTCAATAGCAAGTTCGGACCTTTAGGTGGATAAAGCGCCGGAAAGGTGCGACTCGTTTCTCGCCTGCGTACCACCGGTACTCGTGACTTCAGGTATAAAGGGAATTCCGTAACCGGCGACGTTTCTTGTCGTCTCAAGTTTGCGGTGACGACGTTCCACTTCCCTCGCTCGCCCCGCCACCGCCACGTTTCCATACAAGTCGTATCCGTGCCGAAGTTCCACTGAGCCGTAGCGGTGGTCTCGGCATTCGCTGGGGTCCACGGCACATAGGCCAAGTGCTTGTATTCACCATCAAGCTCGCTGACATGACCGTTGCGGCCGAAATTCCAGTAACGAAGTTTCTCAGACGACTCGTCATGCATCGCAATAGAGTACTGGCGTTGTGCCGACTCCGAGGACATCCGCTCTGTCTCTAAGAACTTGCCCCCTAGCACCCATGTGGAGGATTCATCGTAGTCGTACCACTTTGCCTCTGACTGAACGAATTCCCGGCGTTTCCAATGACCTGCATGTTTCACCAGAAATTTCATACCGTTGGTCAGTCGTTGTGGCTCGTCATTCGCTCCCCATTGGGATTGAACATCAATATCGTTCTTGCGATCGAGCTTCATGTGGAAAGTAATCTTCCGTTCGCCCCCGAGAATCTCCAACTCCGATTCGATGTGACCGCCGGTACCGCATTTTACAACGACTCGCTGCTTCTGATCCGAAACGTCTGAATAGAGATCGAACTGCTGTTTGCCGTCGTCCCATGACCCTTCAAACCTCATTGCCGCTCCACGACTGGAAAACCGCCACATACGATAGCGATCAAGTGTCGCATCGTACGTCCAGTACATAACTGCCTTGACAACGAGCGAATCCTCCATCGCCGGAGAACTCTGGGTTTCGATAACTCGCAGAAAGTGTCCATCGGTGACCATCTCGGCATCGCGTTTCACAACACGACGCGACTCGTCTATCCCAATGATTTCACCATGCCAACGACCGACCATACGCTCGAGTTCACCTCGATCAATTGGAGGTGGGACAACTCGCCGAAAGATCGAATACCCTCCCAAGCTACCGGCCACTCCGACTATCAACACAATGGTGACGATTGCTATATTTCGGCGCCGCAGATTCGGCAGCATCGAAGATGTGGGTCGCAATATCGCAGGTTTCCTGCGTTCGTTCGACCTATCTTCAGACCGTTTCGGTGCATCGCCCCTTTTCTGATCCTTCCCCGGAAAGACGAACTCTCGCAACGTCACTGCAGCGTTGCCATTCGAGTTGTCGCACATTACGTGGAGGCGAGACTTGGCCTTGTCCCGAATGCAAAGATTGATCGACCGATATCTGACGGTTCGATAGCGTCCTGTCCCTCGGCCCTTACTATCTTTGATTTCAACATGATCTTCGCGATGCTCTGATTCCACCCGCTCGAACATCGACAATGGCAATTCGTACTTCCGAAACCAATTCCAAATGCGAACACTACTCTTCCGACGATCAAAGTCGAAACGCCATGCAGACAGCAGCGGGAGCAGCCCCACCGAACCGAATGCGATGCCACCAATGGCGAACACGACCCCCATGGTCCAGGCCGGTGCAACCTCACTTCCATGTCGGTTGCGTATCATGTAGGTGGCATCAAACAAAGCGGCAATCGCCACCACCATGAAACCGATACCAGCTAATACAGCCAGCAGAAGAAAGCTACTGAAAACACCACTAAGTCGGACATGCAGAAAGCCAGGATTGGACTGAAGCAGTACACGATTGCGGCCGCTTCCCAGCGACCGCCCACCAAAGACAAAGCCTTCGTCTACCTGCTGTTCCAGTTGCTTAAAACGAACGAGGTTGATGCCCATACCCAACCCAGACACGAACGTCATCGCGAAACAGAGTCCGAACCAGGGAAGCGCGTCACCGACGACCGCGTTCAGCAACACCGGCAAGAAAAGCAGCCCGAAGCCAAACAGGAACATTCCGCCGCCAAAGACAAACATGAGCTTTTCCGCCTGCTTCATCCGCCACTTCATTCGCTTACGGAGGTCGCGCAGACTACTATCCCAATCCGGCGGCAATTCGTCAGCGTGTGATTTGTCAGAAGAGCGTGGAGGCCTGCTCATGGCGAATGGTCTCCAATTAGGTATCCCCACATGTTACATAGACTTACTCATTCAGGCGGCTGGGGAATCGATCAACTATGAAGATAACAGAGGAGACGCGATCTTACATCTGAGATTACCCCGAGCTTTGTTAGAAAAGCACAAACACGGGGCTCTTACTCTCGTCGTCATTTGTTAACCCGACCATCTGCGGAAATGGAACCGGAACTATTGAGCCGGACCTCGGGACGGAGTACGTTGATCGAAAGAAGTTTTGCCCATTTCATGTCCCCAATTTGATTCTGGATGGCCATCATGTTTCGATCGATCGCGTTTTCTATTGGGTTGAGTACCGTTTTGCTGGCGTTTACAGCAATGGCAGAGGACGCGGATTCTTCAGCCAGTCCGCTCGATACTCTCATGTGCGAGCGTGGCAAGCTTCTGCTGAGCGACTCCTTTGAAACTGGGCCCAGCAAGGCTTGGCGAATCGCCAAGGGAAAATGGGAAAGCGTCGACGGCGCGACGCAGGGAGCGGAGCTTAAGGAAGACAATCATGGTGCGGTCATTCGCGTGAATCGACCCGTTCGCAATTGCGTGATTCAGTATTCCTTCAAACTGGATGGCACCAAGGGAACGACATTGAGCATCAACGACGCCAAGGGGCACAACTCGCGAGTCATTATCAATGAAAGAGGTTTTTCTGCTCGCAAGGACGATCACGACCACGCCGGACCAGACAAAGCCAAACTACTTCAGACCGTCAAAACGAAGATTACGCCCGGCCAATGGCACACCTTGGTCGTCGAGTCCAACGGGCCTGAGTTCCTGGCTCGTCTGGATGGGAAACAGGTTGCCTATGGTTCCCACGAAGCGATCGACGTCGACAAAACCAACTTCGGCCTGACGGTTGGCGGCCAGTCCGCGTCCTTCAAGAATTTGAGCCTCTGGGAAGCGAAGCCCAAGAGCGACTGGTCGGCCACAAAAGCAAAGATGATCTCCCAGTCGACCAAGTAGGTTGCCCGGGAAGTCGCCTAGATCACGGCAACGGCTGGCTAGTGTCTTTCGCGCCGTTGACTACGTCAGGCTGGCCAGCATCGTTTTTGCCGCTTTCGTCAATTGGCGACCCGTGGTGGGCAGAAAGTAGGGGCGATCAAGGATCTTGGGACCCACGATCGCTGCGTAGTCATGCTGTTTGTACGCGTTAGGATCGGTCACGTAGCCGACTTCATCGTCCGAGTAGCCTACGACAAACGTATGCTCAAACGGCGATGTCTTGCGAATTTCGATCCCGTAATAGCTATAAAGTTCGGTCGGCTGAAATAGCATGCCGATTGGGCCAAGGGAAATAGCGGACATCGGTGCGGCGAGCCCCTTGGGTTCGGTGCTCCAATCTTTTGCGGCGTGGTACCAATCAGCGGCGAACGTTGGATCAACCCAAATTCCACTGCTGCAAGCATCCGGTTTGGTGCGGTATGCCTCGACATCTTGAGCGACTCGCTGGTGATCATACGGTAGGAGGACCTCGCCGCTGACCGGCCGAATTTCTCGGACAGGGACAGAGACCGCCGAGCTGAGCGAGTCTTTGAAGGCAGCATAAACGGCGTTCGCCGACTGATCGGGGGCACCAATCCATCGTTTGCCATCGCCAGGGTTCACGTCACCAGCATGCCCTTGCCAGAAGCCCGGCTCAACTCCTTCGGAATCCTTCACCATGTTCACGACCATGCCTACCCAGTCTGGCCCGGAAAGGGTGTCGGTGTAGCAGACTGGATGCGAAGAAAAGTGGTACCAGACGATATCTGGCTTTCCGCCTGTCCGCTGAAAACGTAGAGTTTGCAAGAGCGTGTCGACCCAACGCTCGTCGTCCGTTGCATTCTGATCGAACTCAAGATCGGTCCGATAATTTGGTGTGGTTCGATTGAAGTTCGCCCCTTTAGCTTGAGCCTTTCCTAGATACAGCTCCGCCGGAGCGAGATCGGCGTGGGCTAATTCAATCGAACGTACGACCGCATCGATCGTCTTGGCCATGTAAGCTTCTGGGATCTTACCCCACTGCCGCAGATGAATGAATGACGGAGTCGAGTGCGTGTGCGTCGCCGTGATGTGGACATTATTCGCAGGTATGCCGAGTTGGCGCTGTACGCGAGCTTGTACCTTTCGGGTGAAATCCGAGGAGACGGCCAGAGCGTCGAGCGAAACGAGAGCGACTTCGACCTCGCCACAGCGCAATGCGATCGCCCGAGACGCGGTCGACTGACGAACGCCTGTTGCAACACGTGGGTTATCCGGCGGTCGATGGAAGCCTCCCAATTCAACGCCATTAGGAACGGTAGTATCGACGATACCTTGTCCAGCCTTGAATTCCGGCGAAGTAGATGAAGCGAACAACGGAGCAGTACTTGCAGCAATTCCCCAAGCAACGCTACTGCCGAGCGTAGCGCCGAGAAACGAGCGACGGTCAATTGGGCGGTTCATGAGCGTTTCTGCAGGGAGGAGGAGAGTTGGCAGGCAAGATTATCTATTAGCAATTGTGGCGCAACATGGAAGCATTTTAAAGAATTCCGCGTCATTCCCTTCGCGTATTTCCCCATAAGGTCAATTGTCGATTCTAGGCATATGAGGGGGGAGGCGTTGAATCCGACCTTCCCAGAATTTTCCGATGGACAAGCCAACGGCGTCTCCTTTTAATTGAAACTGGGAACGACGAATGGACCATCGCTGTACGCGAAAGTTCGCCTCCCCACTCCAAGCGTGGTCAGGCTGAAGCGACTTTCATATGTCGTCATATGTCTAGACGGCGCTTCCCGCCAAATGACTCCACTCAAAAGACCTTCCGCCATGTTGCGATTTCATTTATTCGCTGCGTTCTTTCTATTCTTGGC includes:
- a CDS encoding DUF1588 domain-containing protein, which gives rise to MKTLYLSALLVLLTGTYALCGEPTSSVSVPKDVQATLKSYCNDCHGADTAEGGVRFDNLEELDLEGQINLLNRAQDQLFFGLMPPEEAEQPAGREQTQLTDWLRRELRRHNASQLDARLPYLGNGNLVDHEQLFSGEITEMPYTPARRWRVSPQIFHERVIDLFQLTGRERDFYSKHGRSFYGVTNPFVLPERSGVRDFDLSTLDGGHLLVMLDNAKWIAEKQIHRARVLNKELEVNEFPNAKDRWLPPSTPEEFEIIILNDSLPSDEEIVDAIRKQFELVLQRPATESEVDKYLELTGEAIQLGGNTAGLQEMLAAVLLESEFLYRLEFGEGPLDEYGRMKLSPREASLAIAYALGDRSPDTQLVEAAQQGRLTTREDYRREVTRLLNDEEYFRGQIDSSLNGKHYKSNETSHPRIVRFFRDFFGYPAALKVFKDGGRSEGKYMNPDRGSQGTPGWLILEADRIVTRHIEQDENVFENLLTFDEFFVYHDKDDETGRKIIEEWRDVYETLKETDWKNDPQRVLDDNLEFLKAHQSMRIKDNSKPGELVNFMHYFEESFGQGRNPFTTVPWAHGYYFHHAPFYNLPPTPVIGRYGSWKSSKYVGDLEPKEFWDYPPEQPFKIENRKGILTHPAWLIAHSSNFHTDPIKRGRWVRENLLAGCVPDVPITVDAQVPEDPHKTFRQRVEMVTQESECWKCHKQMNPLGLAFEAFDDFGRFRTEEALEDPENLIQSGNGKSSFDVYKTAPVVSNGKLVGTGDPELDGDVDDAFDLIERLAKSERVRQSIIRHAFRFYLGRNEMLSDSQTLIDADRAYVESGGSFKAVIISLLTSDSFMYRKSS
- a CDS encoding Ig-like domain-containing protein, which translates into the protein MVYKLIEFQRILPLVAVALLVGCSESPEIPTGEVYGTITLNGQPAEGVSLTFVPDAPVRPSLAITDSNGRYAARFVSNQSGVALGPCVVELGIYRGDSPRNYLPKQFNSQAANNPDFQLDITEDGLEFNYDIVYDGQIPPP
- a CDS encoding H-X9-DG-CTERM domain-containing protein — translated: MNVFLACKIFHASTNAPEKLMRLVLNLASFPLGQLALEDSMKNRLNGFTCSNFHPGGAHFAFVDSSVHFIAKSNNCRTSSLGTYQKLGDRSDGQTVGEF
- a CDS encoding substrate-binding domain-containing protein, which encodes MDGKTRRVALVLELDWAYKRHASVYAGTQRYFDEQGWESVIDEYALDSLPTRRGKTIPYDGVIARASKSLAERCSQLKVPLVNVWSSSPLRDELPSVYPDYQASGRLRAEHLLARGLRNFAVLGSRRDSADYLELQAFVETIRSKGYACEVAWMSRLFSDTLDQWRSFNQTITTWMDKWELPIGTFVGADSVGRIVVQKCKERGWRVPEDVVMIAGRNEETLCESPRPSITSMEMGYERVGYEAAKLLHRLMDGEQLIENTVYIPPQGLVVRESTDFLITEDELIAAALSFIATNSHRRIGQDDVSRALSVETRTLQNRFRKVLDQSIAGTIRRVRLERAKRELVQSNRSLKNIARDAGFGSAMRMYDLFKRELGMTPTEFRKQRRL